A region of Microscilla marina ATCC 23134 DNA encodes the following proteins:
- a CDS encoding 4a-hydroxytetrahydrobiopterin dehydratase yields the protein MHSITQIIMWKEENNKLKRTFEFKNFVEAFGFMSSVALIAEKMDHHPNWSNVYNKVEIELTTHDAGNTVTDKDKKLAALIDELV from the coding sequence ATTCACTCAATCACCCAAATTATTATGTGGAAGGAAGAAAACAATAAACTGAAAAGAACTTTTGAATTTAAAAACTTTGTAGAAGCTTTTGGCTTTATGTCGAGTGTTGCCTTGATTGCCGAAAAAATGGATCATCACCCTAACTGGTCTAATGTGTATAATAAAGTGGAAATTGAACTTACTACACACGACGCGGGTAATACTGTCACCGATAAAGATAAAAAACTGGCGGCTTTGATTGATGAGTTGGTGTAA
- a CDS encoding ImmA/IrrE family metallo-endopeptidase — MIILKIIGLLGGLAWGQIPFTTSTTHHTNQVTIRGTSQPQKIKAMVDYYLDYWQLDSLHLLVEYSNSLPRPLKGYTQYVEHKKWGVKQAIIRINARLSPKEQGLTIAHEMIHVKQFRRGELQLAGKTGYRWKNHSYRAIAKKAYHTRAWEKEAFRLEKKLYLLYLKNR, encoded by the coding sequence ATGATTATTTTAAAAATTATTGGCTTGCTCGGAGGGCTTGCCTGGGGGCAAATACCATTTACCACTTCTACTACTCATCACACCAACCAAGTAACCATCAGAGGAACCAGCCAGCCCCAGAAAATAAAGGCGATGGTAGACTATTATTTAGACTATTGGCAGTTAGACAGTTTACACTTGTTGGTAGAGTACTCTAACAGCTTGCCCCGACCGCTCAAGGGGTATACTCAATATGTTGAACATAAAAAATGGGGGGTAAAACAAGCTATTATCAGAATTAATGCAAGGCTTTCGCCAAAAGAACAAGGTTTGACCATTGCCCACGAAATGATTCACGTAAAACAGTTTAGGCGTGGTGAATTGCAGTTGGCAGGAAAAACCGGGTATCGATGGAAAAATCACTCGTATCGAGCAATTGCCAAAAAGGCTTACCACACAAGAGCCTGGGAGAAAGAAGCCTTTCGTCTGGAGAAAAAACTCTATTTATTGTATCTGAAAAACCGATAG
- a CDS encoding nitroreductase family protein yields MSEQTENFIPYVRDTYSEEEMKVRSQSFYEFMDKRRTVREFSDKPVPREVIDHIIMTASTAPSGAHKQPWTFCVVSNPEVKKKIREAAEAEEEVNYNGRMSDEWLKDLEPFATNEHKPFLEIAPYLIVVFKRVFETEEEHKKKNNYYVNESVGLAGGFLLAAIHHAGLVALTHTPSPMNFLSNLLDRPANERAFLLIPVGYPADNPTVPDLTRKGKEDVIVYYD; encoded by the coding sequence ATGTCAGAACAAACAGAAAACTTTATTCCTTATGTGCGCGACACTTACAGCGAGGAAGAAATGAAAGTACGTAGTCAGTCGTTTTATGAATTTATGGACAAACGACGCACCGTTCGGGAGTTTTCAGACAAGCCTGTACCGCGTGAAGTAATCGATCACATTATTATGACCGCTTCTACGGCTCCTTCGGGTGCCCACAAACAACCCTGGACTTTTTGTGTGGTGTCGAACCCTGAAGTAAAAAAGAAAATACGGGAAGCCGCCGAAGCAGAGGAAGAGGTAAACTACAATGGGCGTATGTCGGACGAATGGCTCAAAGACCTGGAGCCTTTTGCTACCAACGAGCACAAACCTTTTTTAGAAATTGCTCCCTACCTGATTGTAGTGTTTAAGCGGGTGTTTGAAACCGAAGAAGAGCACAAGAAAAAAAACAACTACTATGTAAATGAGTCGGTAGGCCTGGCGGGTGGTTTTTTGCTGGCGGCCATTCATCATGCGGGATTGGTTGCCTTGACCCATACTCCCAGTCCGATGAACTTTTTATCTAACTTACTCGACCGCCCGGCAAACGAACGTGCTTTTTTGTTGATTCCGGTGGGCTACCCAGCAGACAATCCTACTGTGCCCGACCTTACCCGCAAGGGCAAGGAAGATGTCATTGTATATTATGATTGA
- a CDS encoding LytR/AlgR family response regulator transcription factor, with protein sequence MKTKCLIVDDEPLAIRVLEKYIQDIDSLELVASCRSATKALTYVATQPIEVIFLDIQMPRLTGMAFAKSLQRPPKIIFTTAYRDFAVESYEVNAVDYLVKPISFERFFLAIQKLNLALSDSPGVAVTSPNVTDDTLLIKSDKKQHVVRLEDIHYIESVKDYVIVHTPGQNLVSYQSLTQVEAALPPTYFLRVHRSFIVNLHHIKAFNTTSIVLANTEMHIGRTYKEEVFQKLNDFFS encoded by the coding sequence ATGAAAACAAAATGCCTGATTGTAGACGATGAACCACTGGCTATCAGAGTATTAGAGAAATATATCCAAGACATAGACTCGCTGGAGCTGGTAGCGTCTTGTCGTTCGGCTACCAAAGCCCTTACCTATGTAGCTACTCAGCCTATAGAGGTGATATTTTTAGACATACAAATGCCTCGTCTTACGGGAATGGCTTTTGCCAAAAGTTTGCAACGCCCCCCAAAAATTATTTTTACCACTGCTTACCGCGATTTTGCCGTAGAGAGCTATGAGGTAAACGCAGTAGATTATTTGGTGAAGCCCATTTCGTTTGAGCGTTTTTTTTTGGCAATTCAAAAACTCAACCTTGCCTTAAGTGACTCCCCCGGAGTAGCAGTAACCTCTCCTAATGTTACTGATGACACTTTGTTGATTAAGTCAGACAAAAAACAGCACGTAGTCAGGTTGGAAGATATCCATTATATCGAAAGCGTGAAAGATTATGTAATTGTACATACCCCTGGACAAAACCTGGTATCTTACCAAAGCCTTACTCAGGTAGAAGCTGCTTTGCCGCCAACTTATTTTCTACGGGTACATCGTTCATTTATTGTTAACCTGCACCACATCAAGGCGTTTAACACCACTAGTATAGTGTTGGCAAACACCGAAATGCATATTGGACGCACCTACAAAGAAGAGGTGTTTCAAAAACTGAATGACTTTTTTTCGTGA
- a CDS encoding lamin tail domain-containing protein — translation MRHQQLFTLLFFVLLPWAGIAQFTDDFTDGNFTADPVWSGNTSIFTVVGGELRNNDAGAGTSYLSTPSTATNEWVFRVRMTYNPSGSNYSRVYLMSDNADLSAAVLKGYYVEFGRSGDDIDLVKQNDATRTVIIAGSGGVMNASSNNIGVRVTRSASGNWTLKADLTGDTDFSTNIGSVTDNDFTASTHFGVYCVYTSTRKDKIFFDNIAVSQPPQINTTSATSVTQLDVTFNEEVDQTTAETASNYSVNNGVGNATTAILDGTNKALVHLTFSNSFATSNTLTVNNVADLFGNAITTAQTSNFTIDIAPPTIASVQVLSATTVEVTFNENVDQTTAETLTNYSIDNGIGNPATATLDGTNKALAHLTLGSPLIDLTNYTLTIENVKDLANNAITSASQGFQYLAPYTPSQRDIVINEIFADPSPQVGLPEVEFVELFNATNRPIDISGWKLDGVNTSGFPTFVLKSGEFVVLTSPGNEGLFSGNVLSWGGSGTLTNGGEVLTLTNASDQVVDRVNYSDEWYNDNNKSNGGYSLEQMNPTTRCTGTNNWTASSSASGGTPGAQNSVFDTTPDQKAPTINLTSLKNDSTLAIQFSEPMDSVKLKTALHYSFDNGLTVKSVTAIAPAYTVVEVQFSGSLQTGVAYTITTANLTDCIGNALSGTTARFGKGSTPTYHELVITELMADPSPTIGLPEREFVEILNRSGKVIELKGVLLTDGSDTAIVANQTPVFPGEYLILTTSSAVDDLSFFGRVLGISNFPSLANSGELLVLRNAAGQLLHSVHYRDSWYQDDTKEDGGYTLEMIDTGNPCGELDNWKAATATVGGTPGKVNSVKAANPDQNAPQILKAEAFIKDTITVTFNEKMDSTSLASATYALNNGASVAGVEIISPEFKQVKLKVATDLQLKTVYTLIINNALDCSGNTIASKNSTTFAVTEQGDATDIVLNEVLFNPRTGGVDFVEIYNVSDKFINLKDWKLANVDSDGNVANQKAMTTENNVLPPQHYRILTTDKANIQSNYPKAPDSTFLVMPTLPGYNDDEGSVILINNEDKLMQRFDYKDDFHFSLIDDKNGVSLERIRFTALTNTPNSWHSAASSEGFATPGYRNSQTRTDGVGDPVSLDFSAITPNGDGDRDFTTINYKFAQSGITISLTVFDKYGRKIKTLAQNDLAATEGFYTWDGTNDAGQKAGMGYYIIYIETFSLNGEKNRYKKPIVVGARF, via the coding sequence ATGAGACATCAACAACTCTTTACCCTCCTTTTTTTTGTTTTGCTTCCCTGGGCGGGCATTGCTCAGTTTACCGACGATTTTACAGATGGAAACTTCACTGCTGACCCCGTGTGGTCGGGCAATACCTCTATTTTTACTGTAGTAGGTGGTGAGCTCAGAAACAACGATGCAGGGGCGGGCACCAGTTATTTGTCTACTCCTTCTACAGCTACCAACGAGTGGGTTTTTCGGGTAAGAATGACCTATAACCCCAGTGGCTCTAACTACAGCAGGGTATACTTGATGAGCGACAACGCAGACCTAAGCGCTGCTGTACTTAAGGGCTATTATGTAGAATTTGGGCGTAGTGGTGACGACATAGACTTGGTGAAACAAAACGATGCTACCCGTACTGTAATCATTGCTGGATCGGGTGGGGTAATGAATGCTTCATCTAACAATATAGGGGTAAGGGTTACCAGATCGGCATCAGGCAACTGGACGTTGAAGGCTGACTTAACAGGAGACACCGACTTTTCAACCAATATAGGTTCTGTTACTGACAACGATTTTACTGCCTCTACTCACTTTGGGGTATATTGTGTATATACCAGTACTCGAAAAGATAAAATATTTTTTGATAATATTGCCGTATCGCAACCACCCCAAATAAACACCACAAGTGCTACTTCGGTTACCCAGCTAGACGTTACTTTTAACGAAGAGGTAGACCAAACCACTGCCGAAACAGCCAGCAACTATAGTGTAAACAACGGGGTAGGCAATGCAACTACGGCTATCCTGGATGGTACCAATAAGGCATTGGTACACCTTACTTTTAGCAACAGTTTTGCGACAAGCAATACCTTGACAGTAAATAATGTAGCTGACCTTTTTGGTAATGCCATTACTACTGCCCAAACCAGTAACTTTACCATAGACATTGCCCCACCTACTATAGCCAGTGTACAGGTGCTTTCGGCCACTACCGTAGAGGTTACTTTTAACGAAAATGTAGACCAAACTACCGCCGAAACCCTGACCAACTATAGCATAGACAATGGCATAGGCAACCCCGCTACAGCTACGCTGGACGGTACCAACAAAGCATTGGCACACCTCACTTTGGGCAGCCCTTTGATCGACTTAACCAATTATACCCTCACTATTGAAAATGTAAAAGACCTGGCAAACAATGCCATCACCAGCGCCAGTCAGGGTTTTCAATACCTGGCGCCCTATACCCCCAGCCAGAGAGACATCGTAATCAATGAGATTTTTGCCGACCCCAGCCCACAGGTAGGCTTGCCAGAGGTAGAGTTTGTAGAACTGTTTAATGCTACCAATCGGCCTATAGACATTAGCGGGTGGAAACTGGACGGGGTAAATACCAGTGGTTTTCCGACATTTGTACTTAAGTCAGGCGAGTTTGTAGTCTTGACCAGTCCGGGCAACGAGGGTTTGTTTTCGGGCAATGTATTGTCGTGGGGAGGGTCGGGCACACTTACCAACGGTGGCGAGGTGCTTACGTTGACCAATGCCAGCGACCAGGTGGTAGACCGGGTAAACTACAGCGATGAGTGGTACAACGACAACAACAAAAGCAACGGAGGCTATAGCCTGGAACAAATGAATCCTACTACCCGGTGTACAGGCACCAACAACTGGACGGCTTCGAGCAGTGCTTCGGGGGGTACTCCAGGGGCGCAAAACTCAGTTTTCGACACTACACCAGACCAAAAAGCACCTACGATTAACCTTACTTCTTTGAAAAATGATTCCACGCTGGCCATTCAATTTAGCGAGCCTATGGACAGTGTAAAACTAAAAACTGCGCTTCACTATAGTTTCGACAATGGCTTAACGGTCAAGTCTGTAACAGCAATAGCTCCAGCTTATACAGTAGTAGAGGTACAGTTTAGCGGAAGCTTGCAAACAGGGGTGGCTTATACTATTACTACTGCCAACCTGACCGATTGCATTGGCAATGCCCTGAGTGGAACAACGGCAAGGTTTGGCAAAGGTTCAACGCCTACTTACCACGAGCTTGTCATCACGGAACTCATGGCTGACCCCTCTCCTACCATTGGCTTGCCCGAAAGAGAGTTTGTTGAAATACTCAACCGATCGGGCAAGGTAATCGAACTTAAGGGGGTATTATTGACAGATGGCTCTGACACAGCCATTGTTGCCAATCAAACCCCTGTATTTCCAGGCGAATATTTGATATTGACTACCAGTTCGGCGGTAGATGATTTGAGTTTTTTTGGCAGGGTTTTGGGCATCAGCAATTTTCCTTCACTGGCCAACAGCGGCGAGTTGCTGGTTTTGCGCAATGCGGCTGGTCAGCTATTACACAGTGTGCATTACCGGGATAGTTGGTACCAGGACGACACGAAAGAAGATGGAGGCTATACCCTGGAAATGATAGATACAGGCAACCCTTGCGGTGAGCTCGACAACTGGAAGGCTGCCACAGCAACTGTTGGTGGAACCCCTGGCAAAGTTAACTCGGTAAAAGCTGCCAATCCCGACCAAAACGCTCCCCAAATACTGAAGGCAGAGGCTTTTATAAAAGATACCATCACGGTGACATTTAACGAAAAAATGGACAGCACGAGCCTTGCCAGTGCTACTTATGCCTTGAACAATGGGGCAAGTGTAGCAGGGGTAGAAATAATAAGCCCGGAGTTTAAACAAGTAAAACTCAAGGTAGCCACTGACCTACAGCTAAAAACGGTGTATACCCTGATAATAAACAATGCACTGGACTGCAGTGGCAATACTATAGCCAGTAAAAACAGTACTACTTTTGCCGTTACCGAACAAGGCGATGCGACCGACATTGTGCTCAATGAGGTATTGTTTAACCCACGAACCGGAGGAGTAGATTTTGTGGAGATTTATAATGTCTCTGATAAGTTTATCAACCTTAAGGATTGGAAACTTGCCAATGTTGACAGTGATGGTAATGTTGCCAACCAAAAGGCAATGACCACCGAAAACAATGTATTGCCCCCTCAACATTACCGCATATTGACTACCGACAAAGCCAATATTCAGAGCAATTACCCTAAAGCGCCTGATTCTACTTTTTTGGTGATGCCTACGCTACCCGGCTATAACGACGATGAGGGTTCGGTAATTTTGATCAACAATGAAGATAAACTCATGCAACGGTTTGATTATAAAGACGATTTTCACTTCTCTTTGATAGACGATAAAAATGGGGTTTCGCTCGAACGAATACGCTTTACTGCCTTGACCAATACACCCAATAGTTGGCACTCGGCGGCAAGTAGCGAAGGTTTTGCTACGCCTGGCTATCGAAATTCACAAACTCGTACAGATGGAGTGGGAGACCCTGTTTCGTTAGATTTTTCGGCCATTACCCCCAATGGCGATGGTGACCGCGATTTTACCACGATTAACTATAAGTTTGCCCAAAGTGGCATTACAATTAGCTTGACTGTGTTTGACAAGTACGGGCGCAAAATAAAAACGCTGGCGCAAAACGACTTGGCAGCTACTGAAGGGTTTTATACCTGGGATGGCACCAACGATGCCGGGCAAAAGGCGGGCATGGGGTATTATATTATTTATATAGAAACTTTTTCGCTTAATGGAGAGAAAAATCGATACAAAAAACCGATCGTGGTAGGCGCGAGGTTTTAG
- a CDS encoding triple tyrosine motif-containing protein, producing MKLKTLWIVVALLIVLLPQAHAQKGAVFVEHYGNPIANLTTQNKAIVQTLQGDMLIANAQGVVHYNGHQWQRIDVKATVYDLLTDSATVFTAGRMSFGYLKRNPTGQLVYASLTTTHKKLPKRPGNFYSIGKTNQHIYFLSKKLLVEVDKKKLKVTRFWQSQPQKPYQGLVTFQNKVFVNIAGEGLHQLGGKKLTPTLKGSKGAKFKDIQITSAFASKYLPFFTASDNFVYRYDGTLWQKLVLQDQKYLHEHTLTTGNAIGEKYLALGTLDAGVLVVEANTGKTLFVINDQTGLPDDEILAIGVDQQLGLWIAHSLGISRAALNVPVKGFGHYPGLLGSMTAVTHWQDKVYVATNEGVFYLHKTETYAELIKHITHEKVEKKKPVVTKIVTEVGGGTVVGNLINKAFGRKKKKRVIYRKVPQRQVKTATSQVTKELLQKRLYNLRSFPYFYQKVAGFDGKVTQLLALPNQLLIASNNGLYSYQNKRVKLVLPKVYVHHLLYQDELLLVATSKGLISLQNKASAWVVHDRFSQLKLPVYSVAKIKNNLWLGSENKAAKVQLSADNHYQRHQVFELPQYYLENVQVANLQNKPVLFLSDGVYRFNVTKKQFERDRLLKMLNLPYQTIQHQDKHIWTNFRGRWVDMQSLKTTQYLSLFTKISDIYQDKQGFLWVIHDNGLHKLGLSYTLRGKRLNVLVNRVFDHQNKDLPFDKIRVHQGTKAYGVNIRLKVPYYLNETSVEYQYRMKGGKKGWSKWQSSPLLTFNMLPRGKHTIEVRARNGLGEESRIKEVKVKIIPPFWKTWWFYLIEVLVLLSLVFASAASSRFQKFERYSYILTFVTIITVFEFIVLSLEPSVDEFSGGVPVFKLFMNIILAISLNPIERKLAMWLSKSKHRKYN from the coding sequence ATGAAACTAAAGACTTTATGGATAGTAGTAGCATTACTTATAGTCTTATTGCCACAGGCACACGCCCAAAAAGGAGCCGTATTTGTTGAGCATTATGGCAACCCTATAGCTAACCTTACTACCCAAAACAAAGCCATTGTGCAAACCTTGCAAGGCGATATGCTCATAGCCAATGCTCAAGGAGTAGTACACTATAACGGGCACCAATGGCAACGCATAGATGTGAAAGCCACCGTATATGATTTACTGACCGATTCGGCTACTGTATTTACCGCTGGGCGGATGAGCTTTGGCTACCTAAAGCGCAACCCTACCGGACAGCTTGTATATGCCTCGCTCACTACTACCCACAAGAAACTGCCCAAGCGTCCAGGCAATTTTTATTCGATAGGCAAAACCAACCAACATATATACTTTTTGAGCAAAAAATTACTGGTAGAAGTAGACAAGAAGAAGTTAAAGGTTACTCGGTTTTGGCAAAGCCAGCCCCAAAAGCCTTACCAGGGATTGGTCACGTTTCAAAACAAAGTTTTTGTAAACATTGCAGGCGAAGGACTCCATCAGCTTGGGGGCAAAAAACTGACCCCTACCTTGAAAGGATCTAAAGGTGCCAAGTTTAAAGACATACAAATTACGTCTGCTTTTGCCTCTAAATACCTGCCTTTTTTTACGGCAAGCGACAACTTCGTGTATCGTTATGACGGTACGCTGTGGCAAAAGCTGGTCTTGCAAGACCAAAAATACCTTCACGAACACACCCTCACCACAGGCAACGCCATTGGGGAAAAATACCTGGCACTGGGTACCCTTGATGCGGGCGTGCTGGTAGTAGAAGCCAATACAGGCAAAACTTTGTTTGTGATTAACGACCAGACAGGGCTGCCTGACGACGAAATACTAGCCATAGGAGTAGATCAGCAACTGGGACTGTGGATAGCCCATTCGCTGGGTATTTCGAGAGCAGCGCTTAATGTGCCAGTCAAGGGTTTTGGGCATTACCCCGGTTTGCTGGGTAGTATGACTGCCGTAACTCATTGGCAAGACAAAGTATACGTAGCTACCAACGAGGGGGTCTTTTACTTGCACAAAACCGAAACTTATGCGGAGCTTATCAAACATATTACCCACGAGAAAGTAGAGAAAAAAAAACCGGTAGTGACCAAAATAGTGACCGAGGTAGGCGGAGGTACAGTAGTGGGCAACTTAATCAATAAGGCGTTTGGCAGAAAGAAAAAGAAAAGAGTGATTTACCGAAAGGTGCCCCAGCGACAGGTAAAAACAGCCACCTCGCAGGTAACCAAAGAGCTGTTGCAAAAGCGCCTTTACAACTTGCGGTCTTTCCCTTATTTTTATCAAAAAGTTGCCGGGTTTGATGGCAAAGTCACCCAACTGCTTGCCCTGCCCAACCAATTGCTTATTGCCAGTAATAATGGTTTGTATAGCTACCAAAACAAACGGGTAAAGTTAGTGTTGCCCAAGGTGTATGTACACCATCTTTTGTATCAAGACGAGCTACTGTTGGTGGCCACCAGTAAGGGGCTGATAAGCTTGCAAAACAAGGCCAGCGCCTGGGTGGTACACGATCGTTTTTCCCAACTAAAGTTACCTGTATATTCGGTAGCCAAAATTAAGAATAACTTGTGGTTGGGCAGCGAAAACAAAGCTGCCAAAGTACAACTAAGTGCAGACAACCACTACCAGCGTCATCAAGTGTTTGAGCTGCCTCAATATTACCTTGAAAATGTACAGGTGGCAAACTTGCAAAACAAACCTGTGTTGTTTTTGTCTGATGGAGTATATCGTTTTAATGTAACCAAAAAACAGTTTGAACGTGATCGGCTGCTCAAAATGCTCAATTTACCTTATCAAACCATTCAGCACCAAGACAAGCACATCTGGACTAACTTTAGGGGGCGTTGGGTAGACATGCAAAGTTTAAAAACCACTCAATATTTGTCATTATTCACCAAAATATCAGACATTTACCAAGACAAGCAAGGTTTTCTTTGGGTGATTCACGACAACGGTTTGCATAAACTAGGGCTCTCGTATACCCTTAGAGGCAAGCGGCTCAATGTGTTGGTAAACCGGGTGTTTGACCATCAGAACAAGGATTTGCCCTTTGACAAAATACGGGTACACCAGGGAACCAAAGCCTATGGAGTAAACATACGTTTAAAAGTGCCTTATTATCTCAACGAAACCTCGGTAGAGTATCAATATAGAATGAAAGGCGGTAAAAAAGGCTGGAGTAAATGGCAAAGTTCGCCCTTGTTAACTTTTAATATGTTGCCAAGAGGCAAGCATACTATAGAGGTAAGGGCACGCAATGGGCTGGGCGAAGAAAGCCGCATTAAAGAAGTGAAGGTGAAAATTATTCCACCCTTCTGGAAAACCTGGTGGTTTTACCTGATAGAGGTATTGGTGTTGTTGAGCCTGGTGTTTGCATCGGCAGCTTCCAGTCGATTCCAAAAATTTGAACGCTACTCTTACATACTTACTTTTGTGACCATTATCACAGTGTTTGAGTTCATTGTATTGTCACTGGAGCCGTCAGTAGACGAGTTTTCGGGAGGAGTGCCCGTGTTTAAGTTGTTTATGAATATTATATTGGCTATATCGCTCAACCCTATCGAGCGAAAGCTTGCCATGTGGCTGAGCAAAAGTAAGCACAGGAAGTATAATTAG
- a CDS encoding DUF721 domain-containing protein has protein sequence MSDYLFRNHKNQPRKASTTTMKDAVYELLNNYKIKNKYDEAHIIQVWGDLMGEEVACRTEWVYIKNHTIFIKISSPPLRTELLMRKTNILDRINHNLGEEKLQEIVFR, from the coding sequence ATGTCAGATTACTTATTTCGCAATCATAAAAACCAACCCCGAAAAGCCTCTACCACTACCATGAAAGATGCAGTATATGAGCTGTTAAATAATTATAAGATCAAAAACAAGTATGATGAAGCCCACATTATACAAGTATGGGGCGACCTAATGGGCGAAGAGGTAGCCTGCCGAACTGAGTGGGTTTATATAAAAAACCATACAATTTTTATCAAGATTTCTTCTCCACCGCTTCGTACCGAGCTATTGATGCGCAAAACCAATATTTTAGACCGTATTAACCACAACCTAGGCGAAGAAAAACTCCAGGAAATTGTTTTTAGGTAA
- a CDS encoding DNA gyrase/topoisomerase IV subunit A, whose product MASQENKVTISEVYKDWFLDYASYVILERAVPSGYDGLKPVQRRILHAMKEMDDGRYNKVANVIGQAMQYHPHGDASIGDALVNMGQKDLLVDTQGNWGDINTGDSAAAPRYIEGRLSKFALDVIFNPQTTEWQLSYDGRKKEPVNLPVKFPLLLAQGTEGIAVGLATKVMPHNFNELIDASIELLRGNEVTIYPDFATGGTMDVTNYRHGVKGGRLRVRVDIEQVSRKILAIKNVPYGVTTENLIESIKKANDANKIKVKKIIDNTAKDVEIQVHLSTGVEPEQTIDALYAFTNCEVSISPNACVILDDKPCFIKVEELLKINTQKTKDLLEQELLIRKSELQEKMLYSSLEKIFIENRIYRDIEECETWEAVLETIDKGLNPFKQDFYREIGEEDLIRLTEIKIKRISKFDSFKADELMKRLGDELAEVERNLKSLTKYAIRYFRELKKKYGKDRERRTIIQEFEDINAKDVVINNQKLYVNREDGFIGYGLKKDEYVVDCSDIDEVITFCEDGKYKIVKIAPKVFIGKNIIHVAVFDKSDKNLVYNAIYRDGVSGRAMAKRFQVKAVIRDREYDVTKGTPRSKLLYFSINPKGETEEVSVRLTRASKAKNKLITYDFAEIDVKGKSAQGNIVTKHPVQKVNKSKSNTVRVEKPKSPDLFD is encoded by the coding sequence ATGGCTAGTCAGGAGAATAAAGTTACAATTTCGGAAGTCTACAAAGACTGGTTTTTGGATTATGCTTCGTATGTGATTCTTGAGCGTGCTGTACCATCGGGATATGATGGACTGAAACCGGTACAACGCCGGATTTTGCACGCAATGAAAGAGATGGATGATGGGCGCTATAACAAAGTAGCCAATGTAATAGGGCAGGCAATGCAGTACCACCCCCACGGAGACGCGTCTATTGGGGATGCATTGGTAAATATGGGGCAAAAAGACTTGCTGGTAGATACACAAGGAAACTGGGGAGACATCAACACGGGAGATAGTGCAGCCGCACCTCGTTATATAGAAGGGCGTTTGTCTAAGTTTGCCCTGGACGTAATCTTTAACCCCCAAACCACCGAATGGCAACTCTCTTATGACGGTAGAAAAAAAGAACCTGTAAACCTTCCGGTAAAGTTTCCTTTGCTGTTGGCGCAAGGTACCGAAGGCATTGCAGTAGGGCTTGCCACCAAAGTAATGCCGCATAACTTCAATGAGTTGATTGATGCCTCGATAGAATTGTTGCGGGGCAATGAGGTCACAATTTATCCTGATTTTGCTACGGGGGGTACGATGGACGTCACCAACTATAGGCATGGGGTAAAAGGGGGCAGACTAAGGGTAAGGGTAGACATAGAGCAAGTAAGCCGGAAGATTTTGGCTATTAAAAATGTGCCTTATGGAGTAACTACCGAAAACTTGATAGAGTCCATCAAGAAAGCCAACGATGCCAATAAAATAAAGGTGAAAAAAATTATTGACAACACTGCCAAAGATGTAGAAATACAAGTGCACTTGTCAACCGGGGTAGAGCCTGAGCAAACTATAGATGCCTTGTATGCCTTTACCAATTGTGAGGTGAGTATTTCGCCCAATGCCTGTGTGATTCTCGACGACAAGCCTTGTTTTATCAAGGTAGAAGAGTTGCTCAAGATCAACACTCAAAAAACCAAAGACCTGTTAGAGCAGGAGCTGCTCATTAGAAAAAGCGAGCTACAAGAGAAAATGTTGTATAGCTCGCTTGAAAAGATATTTATCGAAAATCGTATTTACCGCGATATTGAAGAGTGCGAAACCTGGGAGGCAGTGCTCGAAACCATAGATAAAGGGCTGAACCCCTTCAAGCAAGACTTTTACCGCGAAATAGGAGAAGAAGACCTGATCAGGTTAACCGAAATAAAAATTAAACGTATTTCTAAATTTGACTCTTTCAAAGCAGACGAGTTGATGAAGCGCCTGGGCGATGAGTTGGCAGAAGTAGAGCGTAACTTGAAAAGCCTGACCAAGTATGCCATTCGTTATTTCAGAGAGCTGAAGAAAAAGTATGGCAAAGACCGTGAGCGTCGTACCATTATCCAAGAGTTTGAAGACATCAATGCCAAAGATGTGGTAATCAATAATCAAAAACTATATGTCAACCGTGAAGACGGTTTTATTGGTTATGGACTCAAAAAAGATGAGTATGTAGTTGACTGTTCAGACATCGACGAAGTGATTACTTTTTGTGAAGATGGCAAGTACAAAATAGTAAAAATTGCTCCCAAGGTGTTTATTGGCAAAAATATTATCCACGTGGCAGTGTTCGACAAGTCGGACAAAAACCTGGTATACAATGCCATTTACCGCGATGGGGTGTCGGGCAGGGCTATGGCAAAACGTTTTCAGGTAAAAGCAGTTATCAGAGACCGAGAGTATGATGTGACCAAGGGGACCCCACGCTCGAAGTTGTTGTACTTTAGCATAAACCCCAAAGGCGAAACCGAGGAGGTGTCGGTGCGATTGACCAGGGCATCGAAAGCCAAAAACAAGCTCATTACCTACGACTTTGCCGAGATTGATGTAAAGGGCAAAAGTGCTCAAGGCAATATTGTTACCAAACATCCAGTACAAAAGGTGAACAAATCGAAAAGTAACACGGTGCGGGTAGAAAAGCCCAAAAGCCCCGATTTGTTTGATTAA